From one Gadus morhua chromosome 8, gadMor3.0, whole genome shotgun sequence genomic stretch:
- the pkn2a gene encoding serine/threonine-protein kinase N2 isoform X3 has translation MAADSVQGDARGQLVSEQLGLGQNLDLSDTMVQQKLDEIKDQIRREIRKELKIKEGAENLRKVTTDKKSLAYVDNMLKKSSKKVEELHLELQELNAHLVVKDPEELLECPLTPDTPNSEARMFTSSSRLAALKKQNDIELKVKQGAENMIQMYSNVSSKDRKLLAAAQQMLQDSKMKIEFIRMQILKASQANELSFDNNDVMAKPIISPLDLRVEELCHHARIESAVAEGAKNVMKLLGTGKVTEKRAHSEAQARFNESNQKLDLLRYSLEQRLSELPKNHPRSSSIVEELALLSSPALSPRASMLSTQNQYSTVAKPAALTGTLDVRLMGCQDLLESVPGRSKAASVALPGWSPSETRSSFISRANRNRGASARNLTKSEDLSNEISAVLKLDNTVVGQTGWRPGSNQSWDQKFTLELDRSRELEISVYWRDWRSLCAVKFLRLEDFLDNQRHGMCLYLEPQGMLFAEVTFFNPVIERRPRLQRQKKIFSKQQGKTFLRAPQMNINIATWGRLVRRAIPTVSTNSFSPQAADSGPSSQPGSPTPSSDTLVTKLDFDKEPIPVPKHYPEPGDISEPLTQDKMADKEEVQDALASFDFLNRRNSMAVKTELDHLVDQELQQPELELSALQQDNQLREEEHFHFSLKDFKCVAVLGRGHFGKVLLAEYKSTGEMFAIKALKKGDIVARDEVDSLMCEKRIFETVNSVRHPFLVNLFACFQTQEHVCFVMEYAAGGDLMMHIHADVFSEPRAIFYAACVVLGLQFLHDHKIVYRDLKLDNLLLDTEGYVKIADFGLCKEGMGFRDRTSTFCGTPEFLAPEVLTETSYTRAVDWWGLGVLIFEMLVGESPFPGDDEEEVFDSIVNDEVRYPRFLSTEAISIMRRLLRRSPERRLGAGEKDAEEVKKHLFFRNLDWNGLLAKKVKPPFVPTIQGNSDVSNFDNEFTSEAPILTPPREPRPLGADEQNMFHDFDYIADWC, from the exons GGGGATGCCAGGGGCCAGCTGGTGTCGGAACAGCTGGGGCTTGGCCAGAACCTGGATCTGTCTGACACCATGGTCCAGCAGAAACTGGACGAGATCAAGGACCAGATCCGCCGCGAGATCCGCAAAGAGCTCAAGATcaaggagggagcagagaaccTGCGCAAG GTGACCACGGACAAGAAGAGCCTGGCCTATGTGGACAACATGCTGAAGAAGTCCAGcaagaaggtggaggagctgcaTCTGGAGCTGCAGGAGCTCAACGCCCACCTCGTGGTCAAAGACCCGGAGGAGCTGCTCG AATGCCCCCTGACGCCGGACACGCCCAACAGCGAGGCCAGGATGTTCACCAGCAGCAGTCGCCTCGCTGCCCTGAAGAAGCAGAACGACATCGAGCTGAAGGTCAAACAGGGGGCGGAGAACATGATCCAGATGTACTCCAACGTCTCCTCCAAG GATCGCAAGTTGCTCGCGGCCGCTCAACAGATGCTCCAGGACAGCAAGATGAAGATCGAGTTCATCCGCATGCAGATCCTGAAGGCCAGCCAGGCCAACGAGTTGAGCTTCGATAACAACGACGTTATGG CCAAGCCCATCATCAGCCCCCTGGACCTGCGGGTGGAGGAGCTTTGTCACCACGCCAGGATAGAGTCCGCCGTCGCAGAGGGCGCCAAGAACGTCATGAAGCTCCTAGGAACCGGGAAGGTCACCGAGAAGAGGGCACACTCGGAg GCCCAGGCGCGGTTCAACGAGTCCAACCAGAAGCTGGACCTGCTGCGCTACTCCCTGGAGCAGCGGCTCAGCGAGCTGCCCAAGAACCACCCGCGCAGCAGCAGCATCGTGGAGGAGCTGGCGCTGCTGTCGTCCCCGGCCCTCAGCCCCAGGGCCAGCATGCTGTCCACCCAGAACCAGTACAGCACCGTGGCCAAGCCCGCCGCCCTCACAG gcACGCTGGACGTCAGGCTGATGGGCTGCCAGGACCTGCTGGAGAGTGTGCCGGGCCGCTCCAAGGCGGCGTCGGTGGCGCTGCCGGGCTGGAGCCCCAGCGAGACGCGCTCCTCCTTCATCAGCAGGGCCAACCGCAACCGGGGCGCCAGCGCACGCAACCTCACCAAGAGCGAGGACCTCTCCA ATGAGATCAGCGCGGTGCTGAAGCTGGACAACACGGTGGTGGGGCAGACCGGCTGGAGGCCCGGCAGCAACCAGTCCTGGGACCAGAAGTTTACATTGGAGCTCGACCGG TCCCGTGAGCTGGAGATCTCGGTGTACTGGAGGGACTGGCGCTCGCTGTGCGCCGTCAAGTTCCTGCGTCTGGAGGACTTCCTGGACAACCAACGCCACGGCATGTGTCTCTACCTGGAGCCCCAGGGCATGCTGTTTgctgag GTGACCTTCTTCAACCCCGTCATCGAGAGGCGGCCCAGGCTCCAGAGACAGAAGAAGATCTTCTCCAAGCAGCAAG ggaaGACCTTCCTGCGGGCCCCTCAGATGAACATCAACATCGCCACGTGGGGCCGGCTGGTGAGGCGGGCCATCCCCACGGTCAGCACCAACTCCTTCAGCCCCCAGGCCGCGGACTCTGGGCCCAGCAGTCAGCCGGGCTCCCCCACACCCTCCAG TGACACGCTGGTGACCAAGCTGGACTTTGACAAGGAGCCAATCCCAGTACCCAAGCATTACCCTGAGCCAGGTGACATCAGCGAACCCCTGACACAGGACAAGATGGCCGACAAGGAAGAGGTACAG GACGCCCTGGCGTCGTTTGACTTCCTGAACAGGAGGAACAGCATGGCGGTGAAGACGGAGCTGGACCACCTGGTGGACCAGGAGCTCCAGCAGCCGGAGCTGGAGCTCAGCGCCCTGCAGCAGGACAACCAGCTACG GGAAGAAGAGCATTTCCACTTCAGCCTGAAGGACTTCAAGTGCGTGGCGGTGCTTGGTCGAGGTCACTTTGGAAAG GTGCTGCTGGCGGAGTACAAGAGCACCGGGGAGATGTTCGCCATCAAGGCCCTGAAGAAGGGAGACATCGTGGCCCGGGACGAGGTGGACAG cttGATGTGTGAGAAGCGTATCTTCGAGACGGTGAACAGCGTGCGCCACCCCTTCCTGGTCAACCTGTTTGCGTGCTTCCAGACCCAGGAGCACGTGTGCTTCGTCATGGAGTACGCCGCCGGGGGGGACCTGATGATGCACATCCACGCCGACGTCTTCTCCGAGCCCCGCGCCAT ATTCTACGCCGCATGTGTTGTATTAGGATTACAGTTCTTACACGACCACAAGATTGTGTACAG AGATCTAAAGCTGGATAATCTGCTGCTGGACACGGAGGGTTATGTGAAGATTGCGGACTTTGGGCTTTGCAAAGAAG ggatGGGTTTCCGGGACCGCACCAGTACGTTCTGCGGCACGCCCGAGTTCCTGGCGCCCGAGGTCCTGACGGAGACGTCGTACACGCGGGCCGTGGACTGGTGGGGCCTGGGGGTCCTCATCTTCGAGATGCTGGTCGGGGAG tcccCGTTCCCCggtgacgatgaggaggaggtgttcgACAGCATCGTCAACGACGAGGTGCGCTACCCGCGCTTCCTCTCCACCGAGGCTATCTCCATCATGAGGAGG CTGCTGAGACGGAGTCCGGAGAGACGGCTGGGCGCCGGAGAGAAGGACGCCGAGGAGGTGAAGAAGCACCTGTTCTTCAGG AACCTGGACTGGAACGGGCTGCTGGCCAAGAAGGTGAAGCCCCCGTTCGTGCCCACCATCCAGGGCAACAGCGACGTCAGCAACTTCGACAACGAGTTCACGTCGGAGGCGCCCATCCTGACCCCGCCCCGCGAGCCGCGGCCGCTGGGGGCCGACGAGCAGAACATGTTCCACGACTTTGACTATATCGCCGACTGGTGCTAG
- the pkn2a gene encoding serine/threonine-protein kinase N2 isoform X1: MRELVRSDDTMAEPEPSDGEDVLGDARGQLVSEQLGLGQNLDLSDTMVQQKLDEIKDQIRREIRKELKIKEGAENLRKVTTDKKSLAYVDNMLKKSSKKVEELHLELQELNAHLVVKDPEELLECPLTPDTPNSEARMFTSSSRLAALKKQNDIELKVKQGAENMIQMYSNVSSKDRKLLAAAQQMLQDSKMKIEFIRMQILKASQANELSFDNNDVMAKPIISPLDLRVEELCHHARIESAVAEGAKNVMKLLGTGKVTEKRAHSEAQARFNESNQKLDLLRYSLEQRLSELPKNHPRSSSIVEELALLSSPALSPRASMLSTQNQYSTVAKPAALTGTLDVRLMGCQDLLESVPGRSKAASVALPGWSPSETRSSFISRANRNRGASARNLTKSEDLSNEISAVLKLDNTVVGQTGWRPGSNQSWDQKFTLELDRSRELEISVYWRDWRSLCAVKFLRLEDFLDNQRHGMCLYLEPQGMLFAEVTFFNPVIERRPRLQRQKKIFSKQQGKTFLRAPQMNINIATWGRLVRRAIPTVSTNSFSPQAADSGPSSQPGSPTPSSDTLVTKLDFDKEPIPVPKHYPEPGDISEPLTQDKMADKEEVQDALASFDFLNRRNSMAVKTELDHLVDQELQQPELELSALQQDNQLREEEHFHFSLKDFKCVAVLGRGHFGKVLLAEYKSTGEMFAIKALKKGDIVARDEVDSLMCEKRIFETVNSVRHPFLVNLFACFQTQEHVCFVMEYAAGGDLMMHIHADVFSEPRAIFYAACVVLGLQFLHDHKIVYRDLKLDNLLLDTEGYVKIADFGLCKEGMGFRDRTSTFCGTPEFLAPEVLTETSYTRAVDWWGLGVLIFEMLVGESPFPGDDEEEVFDSIVNDEVRYPRFLSTEAISIMRRLLRRSPERRLGAGEKDAEEVKKHLFFRNLDWNGLLAKKVKPPFVPTIQGNSDVSNFDNEFTSEAPILTPPREPRPLGADEQNMFHDFDYIADWC, encoded by the exons GGGGATGCCAGGGGCCAGCTGGTGTCGGAACAGCTGGGGCTTGGCCAGAACCTGGATCTGTCTGACACCATGGTCCAGCAGAAACTGGACGAGATCAAGGACCAGATCCGCCGCGAGATCCGCAAAGAGCTCAAGATcaaggagggagcagagaaccTGCGCAAG GTGACCACGGACAAGAAGAGCCTGGCCTATGTGGACAACATGCTGAAGAAGTCCAGcaagaaggtggaggagctgcaTCTGGAGCTGCAGGAGCTCAACGCCCACCTCGTGGTCAAAGACCCGGAGGAGCTGCTCG AATGCCCCCTGACGCCGGACACGCCCAACAGCGAGGCCAGGATGTTCACCAGCAGCAGTCGCCTCGCTGCCCTGAAGAAGCAGAACGACATCGAGCTGAAGGTCAAACAGGGGGCGGAGAACATGATCCAGATGTACTCCAACGTCTCCTCCAAG GATCGCAAGTTGCTCGCGGCCGCTCAACAGATGCTCCAGGACAGCAAGATGAAGATCGAGTTCATCCGCATGCAGATCCTGAAGGCCAGCCAGGCCAACGAGTTGAGCTTCGATAACAACGACGTTATGG CCAAGCCCATCATCAGCCCCCTGGACCTGCGGGTGGAGGAGCTTTGTCACCACGCCAGGATAGAGTCCGCCGTCGCAGAGGGCGCCAAGAACGTCATGAAGCTCCTAGGAACCGGGAAGGTCACCGAGAAGAGGGCACACTCGGAg GCCCAGGCGCGGTTCAACGAGTCCAACCAGAAGCTGGACCTGCTGCGCTACTCCCTGGAGCAGCGGCTCAGCGAGCTGCCCAAGAACCACCCGCGCAGCAGCAGCATCGTGGAGGAGCTGGCGCTGCTGTCGTCCCCGGCCCTCAGCCCCAGGGCCAGCATGCTGTCCACCCAGAACCAGTACAGCACCGTGGCCAAGCCCGCCGCCCTCACAG gcACGCTGGACGTCAGGCTGATGGGCTGCCAGGACCTGCTGGAGAGTGTGCCGGGCCGCTCCAAGGCGGCGTCGGTGGCGCTGCCGGGCTGGAGCCCCAGCGAGACGCGCTCCTCCTTCATCAGCAGGGCCAACCGCAACCGGGGCGCCAGCGCACGCAACCTCACCAAGAGCGAGGACCTCTCCA ATGAGATCAGCGCGGTGCTGAAGCTGGACAACACGGTGGTGGGGCAGACCGGCTGGAGGCCCGGCAGCAACCAGTCCTGGGACCAGAAGTTTACATTGGAGCTCGACCGG TCCCGTGAGCTGGAGATCTCGGTGTACTGGAGGGACTGGCGCTCGCTGTGCGCCGTCAAGTTCCTGCGTCTGGAGGACTTCCTGGACAACCAACGCCACGGCATGTGTCTCTACCTGGAGCCCCAGGGCATGCTGTTTgctgag GTGACCTTCTTCAACCCCGTCATCGAGAGGCGGCCCAGGCTCCAGAGACAGAAGAAGATCTTCTCCAAGCAGCAAG ggaaGACCTTCCTGCGGGCCCCTCAGATGAACATCAACATCGCCACGTGGGGCCGGCTGGTGAGGCGGGCCATCCCCACGGTCAGCACCAACTCCTTCAGCCCCCAGGCCGCGGACTCTGGGCCCAGCAGTCAGCCGGGCTCCCCCACACCCTCCAG TGACACGCTGGTGACCAAGCTGGACTTTGACAAGGAGCCAATCCCAGTACCCAAGCATTACCCTGAGCCAGGTGACATCAGCGAACCCCTGACACAGGACAAGATGGCCGACAAGGAAGAGGTACAG GACGCCCTGGCGTCGTTTGACTTCCTGAACAGGAGGAACAGCATGGCGGTGAAGACGGAGCTGGACCACCTGGTGGACCAGGAGCTCCAGCAGCCGGAGCTGGAGCTCAGCGCCCTGCAGCAGGACAACCAGCTACG GGAAGAAGAGCATTTCCACTTCAGCCTGAAGGACTTCAAGTGCGTGGCGGTGCTTGGTCGAGGTCACTTTGGAAAG GTGCTGCTGGCGGAGTACAAGAGCACCGGGGAGATGTTCGCCATCAAGGCCCTGAAGAAGGGAGACATCGTGGCCCGGGACGAGGTGGACAG cttGATGTGTGAGAAGCGTATCTTCGAGACGGTGAACAGCGTGCGCCACCCCTTCCTGGTCAACCTGTTTGCGTGCTTCCAGACCCAGGAGCACGTGTGCTTCGTCATGGAGTACGCCGCCGGGGGGGACCTGATGATGCACATCCACGCCGACGTCTTCTCCGAGCCCCGCGCCAT ATTCTACGCCGCATGTGTTGTATTAGGATTACAGTTCTTACACGACCACAAGATTGTGTACAG AGATCTAAAGCTGGATAATCTGCTGCTGGACACGGAGGGTTATGTGAAGATTGCGGACTTTGGGCTTTGCAAAGAAG ggatGGGTTTCCGGGACCGCACCAGTACGTTCTGCGGCACGCCCGAGTTCCTGGCGCCCGAGGTCCTGACGGAGACGTCGTACACGCGGGCCGTGGACTGGTGGGGCCTGGGGGTCCTCATCTTCGAGATGCTGGTCGGGGAG tcccCGTTCCCCggtgacgatgaggaggaggtgttcgACAGCATCGTCAACGACGAGGTGCGCTACCCGCGCTTCCTCTCCACCGAGGCTATCTCCATCATGAGGAGG CTGCTGAGACGGAGTCCGGAGAGACGGCTGGGCGCCGGAGAGAAGGACGCCGAGGAGGTGAAGAAGCACCTGTTCTTCAGG AACCTGGACTGGAACGGGCTGCTGGCCAAGAAGGTGAAGCCCCCGTTCGTGCCCACCATCCAGGGCAACAGCGACGTCAGCAACTTCGACAACGAGTTCACGTCGGAGGCGCCCATCCTGACCCCGCCCCGCGAGCCGCGGCCGCTGGGGGCCGACGAGCAGAACATGTTCCACGACTTTGACTATATCGCCGACTGGTGCTAG
- the pkn2a gene encoding serine/threonine-protein kinase N2 isoform X2: MRELVRSDDTMAEPEPSDGEDVLGDARGQLVSEQLGLGQNLDLSDTMVQQKLDEIKDQIRREIRKELKIKEGAENLRKVTTDKKSLAYVDNMLKKSSKKVEELHLELQELNAHLVVKDPEELLECPLTPDTPNSEARMFTSSSRLAALKKQNDIELKVKQGAENMIQMYSNVSSKDRKLLAAAQQMLQDSKMKIEFIRMQILKASQANELSFDNNDVMAKPIISPLDLRVEELCHHARIESAVAEGAKNVMKLLGTGKVTEKRAHSEAQARFNESNQKLDLLRYSLEQRLSELPKNHPRSSSIVEELALLSSPALSPRASMLSTQNQYSTVAKPAALTGTLDVRLMGCQDLLESVPGRSKAASVALPGWSPSETRSSFISRANRNRGASARNLTKSEDLSNEISAVLKLDNTVVGQTGWRPGSNQSWDQKFTLELDRSRELEISVYWRDWRSLCAVKFLRLEDFLDNQRHGMCLYLEPQGMLFAEVTFFNPVIERRPRLQRQKKIFSKQQGKTFLRAPQMNINIATWGRLVRRAIPTVSTNSFSPQAADSGPSSQPGSPTPSSDTLVTKLDFDKEPIPVPKHYPEPGDISEPLTQDKMADKEEDALASFDFLNRRNSMAVKTELDHLVDQELQQPELELSALQQDNQLREEEHFHFSLKDFKCVAVLGRGHFGKVLLAEYKSTGEMFAIKALKKGDIVARDEVDSLMCEKRIFETVNSVRHPFLVNLFACFQTQEHVCFVMEYAAGGDLMMHIHADVFSEPRAIFYAACVVLGLQFLHDHKIVYRDLKLDNLLLDTEGYVKIADFGLCKEGMGFRDRTSTFCGTPEFLAPEVLTETSYTRAVDWWGLGVLIFEMLVGESPFPGDDEEEVFDSIVNDEVRYPRFLSTEAISIMRRLLRRSPERRLGAGEKDAEEVKKHLFFRNLDWNGLLAKKVKPPFVPTIQGNSDVSNFDNEFTSEAPILTPPREPRPLGADEQNMFHDFDYIADWC, translated from the exons GGGGATGCCAGGGGCCAGCTGGTGTCGGAACAGCTGGGGCTTGGCCAGAACCTGGATCTGTCTGACACCATGGTCCAGCAGAAACTGGACGAGATCAAGGACCAGATCCGCCGCGAGATCCGCAAAGAGCTCAAGATcaaggagggagcagagaaccTGCGCAAG GTGACCACGGACAAGAAGAGCCTGGCCTATGTGGACAACATGCTGAAGAAGTCCAGcaagaaggtggaggagctgcaTCTGGAGCTGCAGGAGCTCAACGCCCACCTCGTGGTCAAAGACCCGGAGGAGCTGCTCG AATGCCCCCTGACGCCGGACACGCCCAACAGCGAGGCCAGGATGTTCACCAGCAGCAGTCGCCTCGCTGCCCTGAAGAAGCAGAACGACATCGAGCTGAAGGTCAAACAGGGGGCGGAGAACATGATCCAGATGTACTCCAACGTCTCCTCCAAG GATCGCAAGTTGCTCGCGGCCGCTCAACAGATGCTCCAGGACAGCAAGATGAAGATCGAGTTCATCCGCATGCAGATCCTGAAGGCCAGCCAGGCCAACGAGTTGAGCTTCGATAACAACGACGTTATGG CCAAGCCCATCATCAGCCCCCTGGACCTGCGGGTGGAGGAGCTTTGTCACCACGCCAGGATAGAGTCCGCCGTCGCAGAGGGCGCCAAGAACGTCATGAAGCTCCTAGGAACCGGGAAGGTCACCGAGAAGAGGGCACACTCGGAg GCCCAGGCGCGGTTCAACGAGTCCAACCAGAAGCTGGACCTGCTGCGCTACTCCCTGGAGCAGCGGCTCAGCGAGCTGCCCAAGAACCACCCGCGCAGCAGCAGCATCGTGGAGGAGCTGGCGCTGCTGTCGTCCCCGGCCCTCAGCCCCAGGGCCAGCATGCTGTCCACCCAGAACCAGTACAGCACCGTGGCCAAGCCCGCCGCCCTCACAG gcACGCTGGACGTCAGGCTGATGGGCTGCCAGGACCTGCTGGAGAGTGTGCCGGGCCGCTCCAAGGCGGCGTCGGTGGCGCTGCCGGGCTGGAGCCCCAGCGAGACGCGCTCCTCCTTCATCAGCAGGGCCAACCGCAACCGGGGCGCCAGCGCACGCAACCTCACCAAGAGCGAGGACCTCTCCA ATGAGATCAGCGCGGTGCTGAAGCTGGACAACACGGTGGTGGGGCAGACCGGCTGGAGGCCCGGCAGCAACCAGTCCTGGGACCAGAAGTTTACATTGGAGCTCGACCGG TCCCGTGAGCTGGAGATCTCGGTGTACTGGAGGGACTGGCGCTCGCTGTGCGCCGTCAAGTTCCTGCGTCTGGAGGACTTCCTGGACAACCAACGCCACGGCATGTGTCTCTACCTGGAGCCCCAGGGCATGCTGTTTgctgag GTGACCTTCTTCAACCCCGTCATCGAGAGGCGGCCCAGGCTCCAGAGACAGAAGAAGATCTTCTCCAAGCAGCAAG ggaaGACCTTCCTGCGGGCCCCTCAGATGAACATCAACATCGCCACGTGGGGCCGGCTGGTGAGGCGGGCCATCCCCACGGTCAGCACCAACTCCTTCAGCCCCCAGGCCGCGGACTCTGGGCCCAGCAGTCAGCCGGGCTCCCCCACACCCTCCAG TGACACGCTGGTGACCAAGCTGGACTTTGACAAGGAGCCAATCCCAGTACCCAAGCATTACCCTGAGCCAGGTGACATCAGCGAACCCCTGACACAGGACAAGATGGCCGACAAGGAAGAG GACGCCCTGGCGTCGTTTGACTTCCTGAACAGGAGGAACAGCATGGCGGTGAAGACGGAGCTGGACCACCTGGTGGACCAGGAGCTCCAGCAGCCGGAGCTGGAGCTCAGCGCCCTGCAGCAGGACAACCAGCTACG GGAAGAAGAGCATTTCCACTTCAGCCTGAAGGACTTCAAGTGCGTGGCGGTGCTTGGTCGAGGTCACTTTGGAAAG GTGCTGCTGGCGGAGTACAAGAGCACCGGGGAGATGTTCGCCATCAAGGCCCTGAAGAAGGGAGACATCGTGGCCCGGGACGAGGTGGACAG cttGATGTGTGAGAAGCGTATCTTCGAGACGGTGAACAGCGTGCGCCACCCCTTCCTGGTCAACCTGTTTGCGTGCTTCCAGACCCAGGAGCACGTGTGCTTCGTCATGGAGTACGCCGCCGGGGGGGACCTGATGATGCACATCCACGCCGACGTCTTCTCCGAGCCCCGCGCCAT ATTCTACGCCGCATGTGTTGTATTAGGATTACAGTTCTTACACGACCACAAGATTGTGTACAG AGATCTAAAGCTGGATAATCTGCTGCTGGACACGGAGGGTTATGTGAAGATTGCGGACTTTGGGCTTTGCAAAGAAG ggatGGGTTTCCGGGACCGCACCAGTACGTTCTGCGGCACGCCCGAGTTCCTGGCGCCCGAGGTCCTGACGGAGACGTCGTACACGCGGGCCGTGGACTGGTGGGGCCTGGGGGTCCTCATCTTCGAGATGCTGGTCGGGGAG tcccCGTTCCCCggtgacgatgaggaggaggtgttcgACAGCATCGTCAACGACGAGGTGCGCTACCCGCGCTTCCTCTCCACCGAGGCTATCTCCATCATGAGGAGG CTGCTGAGACGGAGTCCGGAGAGACGGCTGGGCGCCGGAGAGAAGGACGCCGAGGAGGTGAAGAAGCACCTGTTCTTCAGG AACCTGGACTGGAACGGGCTGCTGGCCAAGAAGGTGAAGCCCCCGTTCGTGCCCACCATCCAGGGCAACAGCGACGTCAGCAACTTCGACAACGAGTTCACGTCGGAGGCGCCCATCCTGACCCCGCCCCGCGAGCCGCGGCCGCTGGGGGCCGACGAGCAGAACATGTTCCACGACTTTGACTATATCGCCGACTGGTGCTAG